AGCTGGAGGATGCTCAGGAGTTTGCGACTAAGCATGGCATCTCTCGCTCGTATGGAAGCTACGAGGAGCTGGCCAGGGATCCCGACGTAGGTcagtgaaacaaacaaaatctcaaCTTTAGTGCAAACACGAGTTCTGCTTTAAATATCAATGCGTAATCTAATCTGGCACCCGGTTCAGTTTCTCAAATATTTGGACAGGCGGGTCACTCCCTTCTCTGTCTGTCTCCTTGTGTGTACAGATGTGGTGTACATCGGAGTCATCCACCCTCACCATCTGAAGACTTGTCTGCTCTTCACCAATGCTAAGAAGAACATTCTGTGTGAGAAGCCGCTGGCCATGAACACCAAGGAGGTGAAGGAGATCCTGGACTCTGCAAAGAGGAACAATGTCTTCCTGATGGAGGTAGAACCGTGAAACAGAGAATATATTTTAACAGGTGGAGCTGCTCGTGTAGTTGCACTTGACCAGTAGTCATCATCATtagattatttccttttggtttattttctgat
This sequence is a window from Oryzias melastigma strain HK-1 unplaced genomic scaffold, ASM292280v2 sc02156, whole genome shotgun sequence. Protein-coding genes within it:
- the LOC112138807 gene encoding trans-1,2-dihydrobenzene-1,2-diol dehydrogenase-like, producing MATRWGICSAGKISHDFAVALKTLPAADHQIVAVAARKLEDAQEFATKHGISRSYGSYEELARDPDVDVVYIGVIHPHHLKTCLLFTNAKKNILCEKPLAMNTKEVKEILDSAKRNNVFLMEVEP